A genomic stretch from Glaciecola nitratireducens FR1064 includes:
- a CDS encoding DUF6482 family protein translates to MNTKYPMSQLARKPHHIERIEVQSFEMNVYLVKVTIAGETGFVTDKKGSPMRFHNSQMVRDLFEHCKVDNAVMTHDSPYDEMIGNPMKASDVTEMPFSMEQPY, encoded by the coding sequence ATGAACACAAAATATCCTATGTCCCAGTTAGCAAGGAAGCCTCATCATATTGAACGGATAGAGGTACAGTCCTTTGAAATGAATGTTTATTTAGTTAAAGTGACAATCGCTGGTGAAACGGGTTTTGTCACTGACAAAAAAGGCAGTCCGATGCGCTTTCACAACTCCCAAATGGTTCGAGATTTGTTCGAACATTGTAAAGTTGACAATGCAGTAATGACGCACGATTCTCCATATGATGAAATGATTGGCAACCCGATGAAAGCAAGCGATGTCACTGAAATGCCGTTTTCCATGGAGCAGCCATACTAA